From the Castor canadensis chromosome 9, mCasCan1.hap1v2, whole genome shotgun sequence genome, one window contains:
- the LOC109702757 gene encoding alpha-parvin, producing the protein MNAINLPLSPIPFELDPEDTMLEENEVRTMVDPNSRSDPKLQELMKVLIDWINDVLVGERIIVKDLAEDLYDGQVLQKLFEKLESEKLNVAEVTQSEIAQKQKLQTVLEKINETLKLPPRSIKWNVDSVHAKSLVAILHLLVALSQYFRAPIRLPDHVSIQVVVVQKREGILQSRQIQEEITGNTEALSGRHERDAFDTLFDHAPDKLNVVKKTLITFVNKHLNKLNLEVTELETQFADGVYLVLLMGLLEGYFVPLHSFFLTPDSFEQKVLNVSFAFELMQDGGLEKPKPRPEDIVNCDLKSTLRVLYNLFTKYRNVE; encoded by the coding sequence ATGAATGCCATCAACCTGCCCCTTAGCCCCATCCCCTTTGAACTGGACCCTGAGGACACCATGCTAGAGGAGAATGAAGTGCGGACCATGGTGGATCCCAACTCACGCAGTGACCCAAAACTTCAAGAACTGATGAAGGTATTGATCGACTGGATTAATGACGTGTTGGTTGGAGAAAGAATCATTGTGAAAGACCTGGCTGAAGATTTATATGACGGACAAGTGCTGCAGAAGCTCTTTGAGAAACTTGAGAGCGAGAAGCTAAATGTTGCTGAGGTCACCCAATCAGAGATTGCTCAGAAGCAAAAACTGCAGACTGTCCTGGAGAAGATCAACGAAACTCTGAAACTTCCTCCCAGGAGCATCAAGTGGAATGTGGACTCTGTTCACGCCAAGAGCCTGGTGGCCATCTTGCACCTGTTGGTTGCTCTGTCTCAGTATTTCCGTGCACCAATCCGACTCCCAGACCATGTTTCCATCCAAGTGGTTGTGGTCCAGAAACGAGAAGGAATCCTCCAGTCTCGGCAAATCCAAGAGGAAATAACTGGTAACACAGAGGCTCTGTCCGGAAGGCATGAACGTGATGCCTTTGATACCTTGTTCGACCATGCTCCAGACAAACTCAATGTAGTGAAAAAGACACTCATCACTTTCGTGAACAAGCACCTGAATAAACTGAACCTGGAGGTCACAGAACTGGAAACCCAGTTTGCAGATGGGGTGTACCTGGTGCTGCTCATGGGGCTCCTGGAAGGCTACTTTGTACCCCTGCATAGTTTCTTCCTGACCCCAGACAGCTTTGAACAGAAGGTCTTGAACGTCTCCTTTGCCTTTGAGCTCATGCAAGATGGAGGGTTGGAAAAGCCAAAACCACGGCCAGAAGATATTGTCAACTGTGACCTGAAGTCCACGCTGCGAGTGCTGTACAACCTCTTTACCAAGTATCGAAATGTGGAGTGA